One Tolypothrix bouteillei VB521301 DNA window includes the following coding sequences:
- a CDS encoding VgrG-related protein: MSDSLYLSRPFITIAGQNAPPELVDDIIQISVEESLHLPSMFTLLVHNAYDGADQEDKQPWKNEKYFKIGDSIDIGFATSTTRSPEFSQEEKNYVIKNGEIVAIEVSFTDKSEAPIIIRGYDTAHRLHRGRHNRSFLNHTAGEIVKKIASEAGITVGQVDDNGGQYDYLFQENQTNWEFVHELAALNGMELFVQDNKLYFRTPKSKSSLKLKWLIDVTHFHPRATSSQQVNAVEVRSWDYTKKQPIVSTANSEKVVTQSGLGKGSSTSGDYHLKESPTMIVVDKPVSTAQQADAIAQALCNELGGEFIYADGRAEGNPQIRPTRIIHLEGMGDLFSGDYYVTETRHLYRERVYKTEFSVRGLRSNSLLTSIAPPVHLRPAQTFLTGIVTDNHDKDNMGRVKVKFPTLTEKHSSNWARVVGLGAGQNRGFYCLPEIGDEVLVGFEHGNITRPYIIGGVWNGVDTPPEAVDDTIENGKVRLRTIKTRTGHTIEFVEEDLGSGTEDKNCAGVYIHTSGGHHVRMKDSTSARGVTIKTSGGHQVNLNDSPQKSIEIKTAAGQSLTFNDEGMIVSLDTDGVVNIRATGDVNINATGAVGIEAQGEVSLHATGLASIRGEGDLNLSAGGAITMEAFAEINIAAISISMEGVVTANTIPVV, translated from the coding sequence ATGTCGGATAGTCTTTATTTGTCTCGTCCATTTATTACAATTGCTGGTCAGAATGCTCCTCCTGAATTGGTTGACGATATTATACAGATTTCTGTAGAAGAAAGTTTACATCTACCATCAATGTTTACATTGCTGGTACATAATGCTTATGATGGTGCAGACCAAGAGGACAAACAACCTTGGAAAAATGAAAAATATTTTAAAATTGGTGATTCCATAGATATTGGTTTTGCTACTAGCACAACCAGATCTCCTGAGTTTAGTCAGGAGGAAAAAAATTATGTCATCAAAAATGGTGAAATCGTCGCGATCGAAGTCTCCTTTACAGATAAATCTGAAGCTCCTATTATTATTCGTGGTTACGATACTGCTCATCGCTTGCATCGCGGTCGTCATAACCGCTCGTTTTTAAACCATACTGCTGGAGAAATTGTTAAAAAAATTGCATCTGAAGCAGGTATAACGGTTGGTCAGGTGGATGATAATGGCGGACAGTATGATTATCTATTCCAAGAAAATCAAACAAATTGGGAGTTTGTACACGAACTAGCTGCTTTGAATGGGATGGAACTCTTTGTCCAAGATAATAAATTATACTTTCGGACGCCTAAGAGTAAATCTTCTTTGAAGCTGAAATGGTTAATTGACGTTACTCATTTTCACCCTCGTGCCACAAGTTCTCAACAGGTTAATGCGGTAGAAGTACGTAGTTGGGACTACACAAAAAAACAACCAATTGTCTCAACTGCTAACTCAGAAAAAGTTGTGACTCAATCTGGTCTCGGTAAAGGAAGCAGTACTAGTGGCGATTATCATCTCAAAGAATCTCCCACAATGATTGTTGTAGACAAACCCGTATCTACAGCACAGCAAGCAGATGCGATCGCTCAAGCTTTGTGTAATGAACTTGGAGGGGAATTTATTTATGCAGATGGGCGAGCCGAAGGCAATCCTCAAATCCGACCGACACGAATTATACATCTAGAGGGAATGGGCGATCTCTTCAGTGGTGATTATTACGTCACGGAAACACGGCATCTTTATAGGGAACGAGTTTATAAAACTGAATTTAGCGTGAGGGGGTTGCGTAGCAACAGTCTGCTGACAAGCATAGCCCCTCCAGTACATCTGCGACCAGCACAGACTTTCTTAACGGGTATTGTTACTGATAATCATGATAAAGACAACATGGGTAGAGTGAAAGTAAAATTTCCTACTCTAACTGAAAAACATAGCAGTAATTGGGCTAGGGTGGTAGGACTTGGCGCTGGGCAAAACCGAGGATTTTATTGTTTACCGGAGATAGGAGACGAAGTTCTAGTTGGATTTGAACACGGTAATATCACTAGACCCTATATTATTGGTGGAGTTTGGAACGGTGTAGATACTCCTCCTGAAGCAGTAGATGACACGATTGAAAATGGTAAAGTCCGATTGCGAACCATTAAAACGCGTACAGGTCACACTATTGAATTTGTGGAAGAGGATTTGGGAAGTGGAACTGAAGACAAAAACTGTGCGGGAGTTTATATTCATACCTCTGGAGGGCATCATGTACGCATGAAAGATTCAACTTCTGCACGGGGAGTCACAATTAAGACTTCTGGGGGACACCAAGTTAATTTAAATGATAGCCCTCAAAAGTCAATTGAAATTAAAACTGCTGCAGGTCAAAGCTTGACTTTTAATGATGAAGGCATGATAGTCTCTTTGGATACAGATGGAGTCGTTAATATCCGAGCAACAGGCGATGTCAACATAAATGCAACGGGTGCTGTTGGTATTGAAGCTCAGGGAGAGGTCAGCTTACACGCTACAGGTCTTGCCAGTATTAGGGGAGAAGGCGATCTTAACTTGTCTGCAGGAGGGGCTATCACGATGGAAGCGTTTGCTGAGATTAACATAGCAGCTATATCTATTTCTATGGAAGGTGTAGTAACAGCGAATACAATACCAGTAGTGTAA
- a CDS encoding DUF4142 domain-containing protein: protein MSYFSERVRTQRLMTLGFFSTILAVSITTINSTRILAFGSLNPQLTTQADEYITQSDLYALNSFDKQFVTTAAQGNLTEVELGKLALTQASQTEVKQFAERMIQDHTQAYNQLKLLASQQNIAFPTGIDKQNQETLTKLSKLSGSTFDQTYVNTMVKAHIETLSLFEQEGKQGSNPALKAWAAKIIPTVKEHLQMARSIMSQN, encoded by the coding sequence ATGTCTTATTTTAGCGAAAGGGTTAGGACACAACGTTTAATGACTTTGGGATTTTTTAGTACAATCCTAGCTGTATCTATTACTACAATTAACAGTACGAGGATATTAGCTTTTGGTAGTCTTAATCCTCAACTTACAACTCAAGCTGATGAATACATAACTCAGTCAGATTTGTATGCACTTAACTCTTTTGACAAACAGTTTGTGACTACAGCAGCCCAAGGAAATTTAACAGAAGTAGAACTTGGAAAACTAGCATTAACACAAGCAAGTCAAACAGAGGTAAAGCAGTTTGCCGAACGTATGATTCAAGACCATACGCAAGCATATAATCAACTCAAACTGTTAGCTAGTCAACAGAATATTGCTTTTCCAACAGGTATAGATAAGCAAAATCAAGAAACTTTAACCAAACTGTCAAAATTGTCAGGTTCTACTTTTGACCAAACATATGTGAATACTATGGTAAAAGCTCACATAGAGACTCTATCTTTATTTGAGCAAGAAGGAAAACAGGGTTCTAATCCAGCCTTAAAGGCTTGGGCTGCAAAGATTATTCCAACGGTGAAAGAGCATTTACAAATGGCTCGCTCAATTATGAGTCAAAACTGA
- a CDS encoding ATP-binding protein: MSRWFNIAGPCQADIHYMLSPTNRMPNLEQLIEQRSYFVIHAPRQTGKTTAMLALAQQLTKSGRYTAVMVSAEVGAPFRHDPGAAENAILAAWRASARFDLPEDLHPPVWDEEQPGQRIQAALQVWAQASPLPLVVFVDEIDSLQDEALISFLRQLRDGYRNRPKNFPISVGLIGLRDVRDYKVVSGGSNRLNTSSPFNIKVRSITLRNFNAQEVGELYQQHTDETGQVFTLEAIQTAFDLTQGQPWLVNALAKEVVEEIVSDINVKIKPEHILTAKEVLIARQDTHLDSLAEKLREPRVKAIIEPILAGQTLGDTLSDDRQYLVDLGLLRRDPEAGLTIANPIYREVIPRVLVQGTQDTLPYISPSWLTSTGEIDTEALLQAFIAFWRQHGEPLFGSAAYHEIAPHIVLMAFLHRVVNGGGTIEREYAIGRDRMDLCLKYKSLTLGIELKAWHNKKGDPLADGLEQLDSYLARLGVDFGWLIIFDQRSKAPPLEERLTTQITTTKNGRSVKVVRA, encoded by the coding sequence ATGTCTCGTTGGTTTAATATTGCGGGTCCCTGCCAAGCTGACATTCACTATATGCTATCGCCCACTAACCGAATGCCCAACTTAGAGCAACTGATCGAGCAACGTAGCTATTTTGTGATTCATGCACCTCGTCAAACGGGTAAAACTACTGCAATGCTAGCGTTAGCACAACAACTGACGAAGAGCGGACGCTACACCGCTGTTATGGTATCGGCAGAAGTAGGAGCACCTTTTCGTCACGATCCAGGAGCAGCAGAAAATGCAATTCTAGCAGCTTGGAGGGCAAGCGCGAGATTCGATTTGCCTGAAGATTTACACCCTCCGGTGTGGGATGAAGAGCAGCCAGGGCAAAGAATTCAAGCAGCTTTGCAGGTATGGGCGCAAGCTTCACCACTACCATTGGTGGTGTTTGTTGACGAAATTGATTCGTTACAAGATGAAGCCCTCATATCTTTTTTACGACAACTTCGTGATGGTTATCGCAATCGTCCTAAAAATTTTCCGATTTCTGTGGGTTTGATTGGTTTACGAGATGTACGAGATTATAAAGTCGTTTCAGGAGGTAGCAATCGCTTAAATACATCAAGCCCCTTTAATATCAAAGTGCGCTCAATAACATTGAGAAATTTTAATGCCCAAGAAGTGGGAGAACTGTATCAACAACATACTGATGAGACGGGACAAGTTTTCACACTAGAAGCCATTCAGACGGCGTTTGATTTAACTCAGGGACAACCCTGGTTAGTCAACGCCTTAGCTAAAGAAGTTGTTGAAGAGATAGTGAGTGATATAAATGTAAAAATTAAACCAGAACATATATTAACAGCAAAAGAAGTATTAATAGCACGTCAAGACACCCATTTAGATTCTCTGGCAGAAAAACTTCGAGAACCAAGAGTTAAAGCCATTATTGAACCAATTCTTGCAGGACAAACATTAGGAGATACGCTGTCAGATGACCGACAATATCTGGTCGATTTAGGATTATTGCGACGCGATCCTGAAGCAGGATTGACAATTGCAAATCCTATTTATCGCGAAGTGATTCCCCGTGTTCTAGTTCAAGGCACTCAAGACACTTTACCTTACATTAGTCCAAGTTGGCTCACTTCAACTGGAGAAATTGATACCGAGGCTCTATTGCAAGCTTTTATAGCATTTTGGCGACAACATGGAGAACCTTTGTTTGGAAGCGCTGCTTATCACGAAATTGCTCCACATATAGTTCTAATGGCATTTTTGCATCGCGTCGTCAATGGTGGTGGAACAATAGAACGCGAATATGCAATTGGACGGGACCGCATGGATTTGTGTTTGAAATATAAAAGTCTCACTTTAGGAATCGAGTTGAAAGCTTGGCATAATAAAAAAGGCGATCCATTGGCAGATGGTTTAGAACAATTAGATTCATACTTAGCACGTTTAGGTGTAGATTTTGGTTGGCTAATTATTTTTGACCAACGTTCTAAAGCACCACCACTAGAAGAACGTTTGACAACGCAAATCACAACTACAAAAAATGGACGTTCTGTCAAAGTTGTACGTGCATAA
- a CDS encoding GPW/gp25 family protein → MPETVNGQQNKYLGRGWAFPLQLSVQGGIQLHAEAQKVRESIWLILRTEIGERVYRPDFGSRLSELAFAPMNNDTLLQIRLYVREALEKWEPRIMLDRVITDADPVRGRVDILIAYRLKNYPDLYNFVYPFYLLSEEEE, encoded by the coding sequence ATGCCAGAAACGGTGAATGGTCAGCAAAACAAATATCTAGGGAGAGGTTGGGCTTTCCCGTTGCAGTTGAGCGTACAGGGAGGAATACAACTTCACGCTGAAGCACAAAAGGTTAGAGAATCTATTTGGCTTATTTTACGTACTGAAATAGGAGAACGGGTCTATCGTCCTGATTTTGGCTCGCGCTTATCGGAATTGGCGTTTGCGCCTATGAATAACGATACTTTGTTACAAATTCGTCTTTACGTTCGAGAAGCCTTGGAAAAATGGGAGCCACGCATTATGTTGGATCGGGTTATAACAGATGCTGACCCCGTGCGGGGAAGAGTCGATATACTGATCGCTTATCGTTTAAAAAATTACCCAGATCTCTATAACTTTGTTTATCCTTTTTATTTGTTAAGTGAGGAGGAAGAGTAA
- a CDS encoding putative baseplate assembly protein, which yields MEFDFLPKLPSSNLDDRTFNELVEECILRIPRYCPEWTDHNLSDPGITLIELFAWISDQLLLRFNQVPRKNYVAFLELLGIRLQPPVPAQTELTFYLSTALEKAYTIPSGIEVATDRTQESEAIVFTTDRPLVIGKPILKHFLTAQTVNEIPETLRDRVTNQWTRQTNGDWGGREQLLFEEQPKPGNCFYLVLDSEDSLDGNVMQIRFKGAAATSTGINPNQPPRRWEAWDGQQWEPVLLREDDDATRGFSFYEQHNPAQGADVVLHIPQKWPVTSFTTYRGRWLRCVLTTPNTNQPGYTNSPRIVGLGVQAIGGTVDASQSILILNEVLGISDGTPGQTFQLQGSPILSRRENEFIVVTPPGGLPQKWQEVSDFADSDPSSLHYTIDSLTGEVQFGPLIREPNSLSHQTQIRSRIQQSKQADSRLADLQMLEYQYGAIPPRGSEIRAIAYRIGGGRKGNVQSGTLQFLRTAVPYVAKVNNHNPARNGADGETLDRAVLRAPQILRTRDRAVTAEDFEVMAQRAVPGAIARVHCITPTSSRDAGNIRLLIVPQANLDGIARGEGIRPEQFVIEEAVQQKVLHYLDERRLLGVQVQLQEPKYVGVSIRAQVALEPAYEHSSAQQEILLKLRVLLYQYLNPLTGGPEGKGWPFGRSVYPSDIVALLQQIPGVRYLGAILLFSIRKQGQIWVREKDPEAFINLEPQDLICSWADKNLRSGHDITLITT from the coding sequence GTGGAATTTGATTTTTTACCTAAGTTGCCTTCTTCTAATTTAGACGATCGCACTTTTAATGAATTAGTAGAAGAGTGCATTTTGCGAATTCCCCGTTACTGTCCGGAGTGGACAGACCATAACTTGAGCGATCCGGGAATTACCCTAATTGAATTATTTGCTTGGATAAGCGACCAATTATTACTTAGGTTTAACCAAGTTCCTCGTAAAAATTATGTTGCTTTTCTAGAATTATTAGGTATTCGCCTTCAGCCACCAGTTCCAGCACAAACAGAGTTAACGTTTTATTTAAGCACTGCTTTAGAAAAAGCTTACACAATTCCCTCTGGGATAGAAGTTGCAACAGATCGAACCCAAGAAAGTGAAGCGATTGTTTTCACAACGGATCGTCCTTTAGTCATTGGTAAACCCATTCTGAAACACTTTTTGACTGCTCAAACAGTTAATGAAATTCCTGAAACTTTGCGCGATCGCGTCACCAATCAATGGACTCGTCAGACAAATGGAGACTGGGGAGGTCGCGAGCAACTCTTATTTGAAGAGCAACCAAAACCAGGTAATTGTTTTTATCTAGTACTGGATTCCGAAGACTCTCTAGACGGTAACGTCATGCAAATTAGGTTTAAAGGGGCGGCGGCGACATCCACTGGTATCAACCCCAATCAACCACCCCGTCGTTGGGAAGCCTGGGACGGTCAACAATGGGAACCAGTCTTGCTCAGAGAAGATGATGATGCGACTCGTGGTTTTAGTTTCTACGAACAACACAACCCCGCTCAAGGTGCAGATGTAGTTCTGCATATACCCCAAAAGTGGCCAGTGACTAGCTTTACGACTTATCGAGGTCGCTGGTTGCGCTGTGTTTTGACAACTCCAAATACCAATCAACCGGGTTATACTAATTCTCCAAGGATCGTCGGCTTAGGCGTACAAGCTATTGGGGGTACTGTGGATGCTAGCCAAAGTATTCTAATTTTGAACGAGGTATTAGGAATAAGCGATGGTACGCCCGGTCAAACTTTTCAATTACAAGGCTCTCCTATTTTAAGCCGTCGAGAAAATGAGTTTATAGTCGTAACTCCTCCTGGAGGGTTACCTCAAAAATGGCAGGAGGTTTCAGATTTTGCCGATTCCGATCCTAGTTCGCTTCACTATACTATTGATTCTTTAACTGGTGAAGTTCAATTTGGTCCTTTAATTCGCGAACCTAATTCTCTCAGCCACCAAACACAAATTCGCTCCAGAATACAGCAGTCAAAGCAAGCAGACTCTAGGTTAGCCGATCTGCAAATGTTGGAATATCAGTACGGGGCTATTCCACCTCGTGGTTCGGAAATTAGAGCGATCGCTTATCGCATTGGTGGTGGACGTAAGGGTAACGTTCAAAGCGGTACGCTTCAATTTTTAAGAACGGCTGTTCCTTATGTTGCTAAGGTGAACAATCATAACCCCGCACGCAATGGGGCTGATGGCGAAACTTTGGATCGGGCTGTCCTGAGAGCTCCACAAATACTGCGGACTCGCGATCGCGCTGTCACTGCCGAAGATTTTGAAGTGATGGCACAGCGGGCTGTTCCAGGAGCGATCGCAAGAGTTCATTGTATCACACCCACTTCTTCACGCGATGCAGGTAATATACGTCTGTTAATTGTGCCACAAGCAAATCTAGATGGAATTGCTCGAGGAGAAGGAATACGCCCAGAACAGTTTGTCATAGAAGAAGCAGTCCAACAAAAAGTTTTGCACTACTTAGATGAAAGGCGATTGTTAGGCGTACAGGTGCAACTTCAAGAACCGAAATATGTAGGTGTTTCCATACGAGCACAAGTTGCTCTCGAACCAGCTTACGAACATTCTTCTGCTCAACAAGAAATTCTGTTAAAATTGCGTGTCCTTCTGTATCAATATTTAAATCCCCTTACTGGAGGACCAGAAGGTAAAGGTTGGCCTTTTGGACGATCTGTTTATCCTTCAGATATTGTAGCGTTATTACAACAAATTCCTGGAGTACGTTACTTAGGGGCAATTTTGTTATTTTCAATACGCAAGCAAGGGCAAATTTGGGTTCGGGAAAAAGATCCAGAAGCTTTTATTAACCTAGAACCGCAAGATTTGATCTGCTCTTGGGCTGATAAAAATTTGCGCTCCGGTCATGATATCACTCTCATCACTACCTGA
- a CDS encoding phage tail protein — MLKTRSNPPVSIQITPMRVPEAMPSVDPALPSGSVIIESVAQKSLLVYPGEPSETIVQVKNLEQHTLQLTLKVEGNFPLEWCQIITEDKEIAPGAQMEAVLYFFVPATFFEDREAISPETRERLVLDYHCIIDVHINENTEQEQVQQEEFGLYIRPYTSYMSFLPAVYREIDFMSRFMQIFEQAIEPVIQNFKVMWANLDPLTAPTALLPFLAYWVAWPLDSIWGIPQQRRLIRRAMELYRWRGTRKGLRLYLHLYTGLPLDEDIPQEAEKHISITEPFSQGFILSSANLGENTVLGGGQPYHFIVRLRADNTTLDEKLVRRIIDQEKPAFCTYELFM; from the coding sequence ATGCTGAAAACTCGCTCTAATCCTCCTGTAAGTATTCAAATAACCCCAATGCGAGTTCCTGAAGCGATGCCTTCTGTAGACCCTGCCTTACCTTCTGGTAGTGTAATTATAGAATCAGTCGCTCAAAAGAGTTTGCTTGTATATCCTGGAGAACCCAGCGAGACGATTGTACAAGTAAAAAACTTGGAACAACACACCTTGCAGTTAACCTTGAAAGTAGAAGGAAACTTTCCTCTTGAGTGGTGCCAAATTATCACAGAGGACAAAGAAATTGCTCCTGGAGCGCAAATGGAAGCCGTGCTTTATTTTTTTGTTCCGGCTACATTTTTTGAGGATCGAGAAGCAATCAGCCCGGAAACACGAGAGCGGTTAGTGCTTGATTATCACTGCATAATTGACGTACATATCAATGAAAATACCGAGCAAGAACAAGTTCAGCAAGAGGAGTTTGGTTTATACATCCGTCCTTACACTAGCTACATGAGTTTTCTCCCGGCTGTCTACCGTGAAATTGACTTTATGAGTCGCTTCATGCAGATATTTGAACAAGCGATCGAGCCGGTGATTCAAAACTTCAAGGTCATGTGGGCAAACCTAGATCCCTTGACAGCACCAACAGCTTTATTACCCTTTTTAGCTTACTGGGTAGCTTGGCCACTCGATTCAATCTGGGGTATACCTCAGCAGCGTCGTTTGATTCGCCGTGCTATGGAACTTTATCGTTGGCGGGGAACTCGCAAAGGATTGCGTCTTTACTTACATCTTTATACGGGTTTACCTTTAGATGAGGATATACCTCAAGAAGCCGAAAAACATATCAGCATTACAGAACCCTTTAGCCAAGGTTTTATCTTATCGTCAGCAAACTTAGGAGAAAATACTGTCTTAGGCGGCGGTCAGCCTTACCACTTTATTGTGCGTTTGCGTGCTGATAATACAACTCTGGACGAAAAATTGGTGCGGCGTATCATCGACCAAGAAAAACCTGCTTTTTGCACCTATGAATTATTTATGTAA